Proteins encoded by one window of Desulfurococcus sp.:
- a CDS encoding Mn-dependent transcriptional regulator, translated as MQARSYTIRVLELLAAAPSLTVRDVAELLGIDIVRAKDVLERLRYNGYVERIGKGYSITEKGRSFLASNTRRSTPLTSFTEDRGGKEKSESEGGGEKVEAVAQAASSGSSPSVDLEGMVNSLAARVDELINRLKELEARIKDVESRVASLESFARELGKRKELVVHEAKGFTVMETPVMWITEAQSKLGQLLEKFLMEGKLIRVGSLIVDPVFYEEFKRKFPIKASEVDKLASAERILLEEMRKEMIVILHAGREYRLVGTG; from the coding sequence TTGCAAGCGAGATCATATACTATTAGAGTATTAGAACTATTAGCCGCAGCTCCCAGCCTAACTGTTAGAGATGTAGCCGAATTACTCGGCATTGACATCGTAAGAGCTAAGGATGTACTAGAGAGATTAAGGTATAATGGGTATGTTGAGAGGATAGGCAAGGGGTACAGTATAACAGAAAAGGGAAGATCATTTCTAGCTAGCAATACAAGAAGAAGTACTCCCCTAACAAGTTTTACCGAGGATCGCGGGGGGAAAGAGAAGAGTGAGAGTGAAGGCGGAGGTGAAAAGGTCGAAGCTGTAGCCCAGGCAGCCTCCAGTGGAAGCTCCCCGTCAGTTGATTTAGAGGGCATGGTTAACTCTCTAGCTGCTCGGGTAGATGAATTAATCAACAGGTTGAAAGAACTTGAAGCTAGAATTAAAGACGTGGAATCCAGAGTTGCAAGCCTAGAGAGTTTCGCTAGAGAGCTAGGTAAGCGTAAAGAGCTCGTGGTGCATGAAGCCAAAGGTTTCACAGTAATGGAGACCCCAGTCATGTGGATTACAGAAGCTCAGAGTAAGCTGGGTCAGCTACTAGAAAAGTTCCTTATGGAGGGGAAACTAATTAGAGTAGGCTCTCTAATAGTTGACCCCGTATTCTATGAGGAGTTTAAGAGGAAGTTCCCTATTAAAGCAAGCGAGGTCGACAAGCTAGCTAGTGCTGAGAGAATCCTTTTAGAAGAGATGAGAAAGGAGATGATTGTAATACTCCATGCTG